One Apis cerana isolate GH-2021 linkage group LG16, AcerK_1.0, whole genome shotgun sequence DNA segment encodes these proteins:
- the LOC108000410 gene encoding integrator complex subunit 1 isoform X1, producing MDRGKAGIGRGAKNKIAQHPSDLFALGSKSSRNENSDVKRPGVIHSKASSSSSTSGNDRKKESSSGSLQSFQYIPQKKPKLAAHVSHQRPPFSSAEAWELVAIDSDPADFVPMVLEANDNDEGDKVIGIICGAIKTLKNQKWKPDTLVYMGLLYLAKIRPSMFSNDCILHALSSLLKRDQGHNYKTKGNPLVPVLAANLLMKGFHDKRNWPEIFVKLYIEDALGERVWVDHEECKGFVDNILTGFNTRHPPKSILQPELSVLTPRDCHSPSTVDDEDPGSSSVQFSGDKEKIEFPITPRYAHCIENIEFIVLEAVKEQLNRRQPESITKNFLKLLSSACGFVEIRNIAVPRLEVWLHNPKLMRPAQELLSYICYNCTSHTQRDVEVISQLVKMRLKTKAVINLYLNGVKELIGLHPENLSTILKHTIYNELSNARNQNNMPMLGVMFQTLPEQAAKLLAEIFQDLLMNREDYLRPLRALLREIVRVCRHDINLLTFARTLMSERQDIAQQLLNFEFKERVFISIADLLCLCMLLAISPQVKEAVALAQRGDKKDIALLHQFQNMVATIQFEAVLWLQNSAPQMYAIGKNELLHALHKILLLEPPEQYYKLDNWPPESDRVFYLRLISDVPLLQNTLLRLLLIGFSKENGITHSETLDLVDQLIRRAAANSTESFPTLQADKLDIIELIFNLCIYQPPGTINIPSNYVPPTLAISNLYWKGWIMLLILAAHNPSTIGAVAWKRYPILRTLMEMCITNHFSYPPPTMALPEIIEQERSKELQVEAIEKQEILEYESHLAAASTRIQISEQNSLLLSQLMTMEPTGIARRPPPAVLEQIQSLNMSHRLGHLLCRSRKPDFLLDIIQRQQQSSSQSMPWLADLVQNSEGSLSQLPVQCLCEFLLSTSAQAVEKQPRQQQLLVHLQMLLTDPEQDRQHAYEVLEYFLRRLSSQQTGSRLQAITGLKMVLGSIPTEEESMDIDGENEREIWLLRKLPSIPHFLSVRSLVSTALRGACQVENNPDLVHAYISYLAAHTTEDDLPDLTDLANEISQLVVERSTIIAAILPQPEIDSSQAKQTLHAFMVIFCNYLEKARSPRAEEYTWSESQDQILVQWSTGEECTMHILVVHAMIILLTYDSDDDVLFDVLLETWFPLNTEPPKAFLVDTSEEALLIPDWLKLRMIRSSVPRLIDAALKDLEPQQLVLFIQSFGIPVPSMTKLLHTLDAGVQIDPSSVGEAVLDKTYMAQLVEVQHRRGATGGLVFVQVLQLMEPQLPDENAITIGQLQEPLPLSAMVQKQSVIQSSVKTDVPHLINRLFIENISMNQKMDAYRRLHKTLAKDLQKYAKESGAVVLAIQHICSVLSSMQVKQFLASLVHMPQYSCTLMRVILLPLKKSSTSKQVIELARNMCLNLIQLIGDVKAPVLSILRDFANVQLTKTPKSIELTMLMQNRDPGSILESTDPVNLEAVGRKLLDICLKQQKTDVLVEAMARLLVNDSNEGILKPRTGLLIDWLASVEPELIGTCPTLQMKLLFGKTKIEMKIDNNIMSSHSFRPYLLTLLTHRASWATLYKCVGHLLDKCDNGYDPTAVLDFLWALTCNPKLWQGRDKFTPKHYVPENILLLHDEQLLTLVAYIVAEAVIIYNCQNRNTALARMDSRLDLLLHCISTDDHLVASVVKYLAERMMNDANIDSDMVHQFLLHMYMKIPKVICYLDTFQSKKFVGEAKITEWTGSVLDCMSHSLLTALAATPRQKSWNSRSQDFELCARKMAAVHPILVLRQLPMLASSLMGRCYLDFSQFRTGHHLNLFVQIMGLLELLQPHLFSDEHQIALEDTLENYFQCFQNYGPVKDLIPLLNRFITLLQAYISYDPQRALKYLQKHAQVLHELQVHYPNLVTLRTLVSGIPVPREGEDIEEVLITVPPTPLPIEPIIPQHWPSLLTTLSKLQGEDVFSALQEIEHLSSRKPSVLETITDNIAELLVSPQSNIRSLAHTLLARALKHRPASNANILSAFQRCLDSSRADILMSALEKLPEIVLCMQEHALPLMQKVFELGVNSNVNTIPYINKTIALLNTQQGC from the exons atggaTCGTGGCAAGGCAGGAATTGGTAGAGGTGCAAAAAATAAGATTGCTCAGCATCCTTCTGATCTATTTGCACTTGGATCCAAAAGTTCACGTAATGAAAATTCTGATGTTAAAAGACCAGGTGTTATTCATTCTAAAGCAAGTAGTAGTTCTTCAACTTctg gaaatgatagaaaaaaggAGTCATCATCAGGATCACTTCAATCTTTTCAATACATTCCACAAAAAAAACCTAAACTTGCAGCGCATGTTTCTCATCAACGACCACCATTCTCAAGTGCTGAAGCTTGGGAATTAGTAGCCATAGATAGTGATCCAGCAGATTTTGTTCCTATGGTTCTGGAAgctaatgataatgatgaagGTGACAAAGTTATAGGAATTATTTGCGGTGCCATAAAAACACTTAAAAATCAGAAATGGAAACCTGATACATTGGTTTATATGGGATTATTGTATTTGGCAAAAATTCGTCCTTCTATGTTTTCAAATGATTGTATATTACATGCATTATCATCTCTGTTAAAACGAGATCAAggacataattataaaacaaaaggaAATCCATTGGTTCCTGTACTAGCagctaatttattaatgaaaggatttcatgataaaagaaattggccagaaatttttgttaag ttgtaTATTGAAGATGCTTTAGGTGAAAGAGTATGGGTTGATCATGAAGAATGTAAAGGTTttgtagataatattttaacaggaTTTAATACAAGGCATCCACCAAAAAGTATTCTACAACCAGAACTATCTGTCTTAACACCACGAGATTGTCATAGTCCATCTACAGTTGATGATGAAGATCCAGGATCTTCATCTGTACAGTTTTCtggagataaagaaaaaatagaatttcctATTACCCCTAGATATGCTCAttgtatagaaaatatagaatttattgttCTTGAAGCTGTAAAAGAACAATTGAATAGGCGGCAACCAGAGTCAATTaccaagaattttttaaagttacttTCTTCAGCCTGTGGTTTTGTAGAAATTAGGAATATTGCTGTTCCAAGATTAGAAGTATGGTTACATAATCCAAAATTAATGAGACCTGCTCAGGAATTATTGAGCTATATTTGTTACAATTGTACTTCTCATACACAAAGAGATGTTGAAGTTATAAGTCAATTAGTAAAGATGAGATTAAAAACCAAAGCTGTAATTAATCTATATCTAAATGGTGTAAAGGAATTAATTGGCTTGCATCCTGAAAATTTATctactattttaaaacatactATTTATAACGAATTATCTAATGCAAGAAATCAAAACAATATGCCAATGTTAGGAGTAATGTTTCAAACGTTACCCGAACAAGCGGCTAAATTACTTGCAGAAATATTTCAGGATTTATTAATGAACCGAGAAGATTATCTTAGACCTTTACGTGCTTTACTCAGAGAAATAGTACGTGTTTGTCGACacgatattaatttacttacttttgCACGTACATTGATGTCCGAAAGACAGGATATAGCGCAACAATTGcttaattttgaattcaaaGAACGAGTCTTCATTTCAATTGCAGATTTATTGTGCTTATGTATGTTACTAGCTATCAGTCCACAAGTTAAAGAAGCTGTGGCATTGGCACAAAGAGgtgataaaaaagatatagctTTATTACATCAATTTCAGAATATGGTAGCGACAATACAATTCGAAGCTGTATTATGGCTACAGAATTCGGCGCCACAAATGTACGCCATTGGAAAAAATGAACTTCTTCATGccttacataaaattttactgcTTGAACCACCAGAgcagtattataaattagataattggCCACCCGAATCTGATAGAGTGTtttatttacgtttaattTCGGATGTtccattattacaaaatacattGTTAAGACTACTTCTAATTGGTTTTTCAAAA GAAAATGGTATTACTCATTCAGAAACGTTAGATCTAGTAGATCAATTAATCAGACGAGCGGCAGCTAATTCAACTGAAAGTTTTCCAACATTACAAGCtgataaattagatataattgaacttatttttaatttgtgcaTTTATCAACCACCAGGAACTATAAATATACCATCAaa ctaTGTACCACCTACTTTggcaatatcaaatttatattggaaAGGATggataatgttattaatattagctGCTCATAATCCTTCTACTATTGGTGCTGTTGCATGGAAACGGTATCCTATCTTACGAACTCTGATGGAAATGTGTATCACGAa ccATTTTTCTTATCCACCACCAACAATGGCATTACCGGAGATTATAGAACAAGAACGCTCTAAAGAATTACAAGTTGAAGCTATTGAGAAGcaagaaatattagaatatgaaTCTCATTTAGCTGCTGCATCAACAAGAATACAAATATCAgaacaaaatagtttattattatcacaatTAATGACTATGGAACCAACTGGTATTGCAAGGAGACCACCTCCAGCAGTATTAGAACAAATTCAATCATTAAATATGTCTCACAGATTAGGGCATTTGCTTTGTCGATCTCGCAAAccagattttttattagatataatacaaAGACAACAACAAAGTTCATCTCAGAGTATGCCATGGCTAGCAGATCTTGTACAAAATAGTGAAGGATCTCTTAGTCAATTACCTGTACAATGtctttgtgaatttttattatctaccaGTGCTCAAGCTGTGGAGAAACAACCAAGACAACAACAATTATTAGTCCATCTTCAAATGTTACTAACTGATCCAGAACAAGATCGACAACATGCTTATGAAgtattagaatatttcttaAGAAGACTAAGCAGCCAACAAACTGGTAGTCGTCTTCAAGCAATTACAGGTTTAAAAATGGTACTTGGATCTATACCTACTGAAGAAGAATCTATGGATATAGATGGAGAAAATGAAag AGAAATCTGGCTTCTTCGTAAATTACCATCCATACCTCATTTCTTATCAGTACGATCTTTAGTTTCTACTGCTCTTCGAGGTGCGTGTCAAGTCGAAAATAATCCAGATCTTGTACATGCATACATATCTTATCTTGCTGCACATACTACAGAAGATGATTTGCCTGATTTAACTGATTTGGCTAATGAAATATCTCAATTAGTGGTTGAACGAAGTACAATTATAGCAGCTATTTTACCGCAACCAGAAATTGATAGTTCACAAGCTAAACAAACTTTACATGCATTCAtggtaattttttgtaattatttagaaaaagctCGATCTCCACGAGCAGAAGAATATACGTGGTCTGAGAGTCAAGATCAAATATTAGTACAATGGAGTACAGGAGAAGAATGTACTATGCATATTCTAGTTGTACATgctatgataattttattaacatatgaTTCTGATGATGATGTATTATTCGATGTTTTACTAGAAACATGGTTTCCATTAAATACAGAACCACCAAAAGCATTCCTCGTTGATACAAGTGAAGAAGCTTTACTTATACCAGATtggttaaaattaagaatgatTAGGAGTAGTGTACCTCGTTTAATTGATGCAGCTCTCAAAGATTTAGAACCACAACAATTGGTTCTTTTTATTCAGAGTTTCGGTATTCCTGTACCTTCAATGACTAAATTATTACACACGTTAGATGCTGGTGTGCAAATCGATCCGAGTTCAGTTGGCGAAGCAGTACTCGATAAAACGTATATGGCACAATTAGTTGAAGTACAACATAGAAGAGGAGCAACAGGTGGATTAGTTTTTGTACAAGTTTTGCAATTGATGGAACCACAATTACCTGACGAAAATGCGATAACCATTGGACAATTACAAGAGCCTTTACCTTTAAGTGCTATGGTTCAAAAACAATCTGTTATACAATCTTCTGTTAAAACGGATGTTCCACATTTAATCAATAgattattcattgaaaatatatcaatgaatCAAAAAATGGATGCATATCGTCGATTACATAAAACGTTAGCAAAAGACTTACAGAAATATGCCAAAGAAAGTGGAGCTGTTGTATTAGCAATACAACATATATGTAGTGTACTAAGTTCAATGCaggttaaacaatttttagctTCGCTTGTACATATGCCACAATATTCTTGTACTTTAATGCGAGTAATATTGTTgcctttaaaaaaatcatcgactTCTAAACAAGTAATTGAATTAGCTCGTAATATGTGTTTAAACTTGATACAATTAATAGGTGATGTAAAAGCACcagttttatctattttacgaGATTTTGCAAATGTGCAATTAACTAAAACACCGAAAAGTATAGAATTAACTATGTTGATGCAAAATCGAGATCCCGGATCTATTTTGGAAAGCACAGATCCAGTAAATTTAGAAGCAGTCGGacgtaaattattagatatttgtCTTAAACAACAAAAAACCGATGTTCTTGTTGAAGCAATGGCAAGATTATTAGTAAATGATAGTAATGAAGGTATTTTAAAACCACGAACTGGTTTACTAATTGATTGGCTAGCATCTGTTGAGCCGGAATTGATTGGAACATGTCCTACTCTtcaaatgaaacttttatttggaaaaactaagatagaaatgaaaattgataataatattatgagcTCACATTCATTTAGaccttatttattaactttattaacaCATAGGGCGAGTTGGGCAACTTTGTACAAATGTGTTGGacatttattagataaatgtGATAAtgg gtaTGATCCAACAGCtgttttagattttttgtGGGCATTAACTTGTAATCCAAAACTTTGGCAAGGCAGAGATAAATTCACACCAAAACATTATGttccagaaaatattttactattacatGATGAACAATTATTAACACTTGTTGCATATATAGTTGCAGAAGctgttatcatatataattgtcAAAATAGAAATACCGCACTTGCACGAATGGATTCTCGCCTTGACTTGTTATTACACTGTATTTCTACAGATGATCATTTAGTAGCTAgtgttgtaaaatatttggCTGAACGTATGATGAATGATGCAAA tattgaTTCTGATATGGTTCATCAATTCTtgttacatatgtatatgaaaatacCAAAAGTAATATGTTATTTAGATacatttcaaagtaaaaaatttgttggagAAGCAAAAATCACAGAATGGACAGGTTCTGTTTTAGATTGTATGAGTCATTCTTTGTTAACTGCTTTAGCAGCAACACCAAGACAAAAATCATGGAATTCTAGATCTCAAGACTTTGAATTATGTGCTCGAAAAATGGCTGCTGTACATCCTATTTTAGTGTTACGACAACTTCCAATGTTAGCATCATCACTAATGGGAAGATGTTATTTGGATTTTAGTCAGTTTAGAACAGGTCatcatttaaatctttttgtaCAAATAATGGGATTACTAGAATTATTACAACCACATTTATTTAGTGATGAACATCAAATTGCTTTGGAAGATAccttagaaaattattttcaatgttttcaa aattatgGTCCAGTAAAAGATCTCATACCACtcttaaatagatttattacattactgcaagcatatatttcttatgatCCACAAAgggcattaaaatatttacaaaaacatGCTCAGGTTCTTCA TGAATTGCAGGTACATTATCCAAATTTAGTTACACTTAGAACACTTGTATCAGGCATTCCAGTGccaagagaaggagaagataTAGAAGAGGTTTTAATTACTGTACCTCCTACTCCACTTCCAATAGAACCTATTATTCCACAGCATTGGCCATCACTATTAACAACATTATCTAAACTGCAAGGTGAAG aTGTATTTAGTGCTCTTCAAGAAATTGAACATTTATCATCTCGAAAACCTTCAGTTTTAGAAACTATAACAGATAATATAGCAGAATTACTTGTATCTCCACAAAGTAACATAAGATCTCTTGCTCATACATTATTAGCAAGAGCGTTAAAACATCGTCCTGCATCAAATGCAAATATCTTATCTGCATTTCAGAGGTGTTTGGATAGTTCCAGGGCTGATATTTTAATGTCAGCTCTAGAAAAGTTACCGGAAATTGTATTATGTATGCAag aacATGCTTTACCATTGATGCAGAAAGTATTTGAATTAGGAGTAAATTCAAATGTGAATACTAtaccatatataaataaaactattgcTCTGTTAAATACACAACAGGGttgttaa